The following coding sequences are from one Mycobacterium bourgelatii window:
- a CDS encoding SDR family NAD(P)-dependent oxidoreductase: MKTAVVTGGGSGIGLAVVRRLRADGLDVATIDLQSSDDDLAYTADVTDRSQVDAAVSAIRDRLGPITVLVNAAGLDGFKKFANITFEDWQRVIDVNLNGVFHTIQAVLPDMLEAGWGRIVNISSSSAHSGQPFMAHYVAAKSAVNGLTKSLALEYGPSGITVNAVPPGFIDTPMLRKAETQGLLGDVEQTIARTPVRRMGKPEDIAAACAFLVSEEAGYITGQILGVNGGRNT, from the coding sequence ATGAAGACGGCGGTCGTAACCGGTGGTGGATCCGGCATCGGCCTGGCCGTCGTGCGTCGGCTGCGCGCCGACGGTCTCGACGTGGCCACGATCGACCTCCAATCGTCGGACGACGACCTCGCCTACACCGCCGACGTGACGGACCGGTCGCAGGTCGACGCCGCCGTCTCAGCGATCCGCGACCGATTGGGCCCGATCACCGTTCTGGTGAACGCGGCCGGTCTGGACGGGTTCAAGAAGTTCGCCAACATCACCTTCGAGGACTGGCAGCGCGTAATCGATGTCAACCTCAACGGGGTCTTCCACACGATCCAGGCGGTGCTGCCCGACATGCTGGAGGCCGGCTGGGGACGGATCGTCAACATCTCGTCGTCGAGCGCGCATTCCGGCCAACCCTTCATGGCGCACTACGTGGCCGCCAAGTCCGCGGTCAACGGCCTCACCAAGTCGCTGGCACTCGAGTACGGCCCGAGCGGCATCACGGTCAACGCCGTGCCTCCCGGCTTCATCGACACCCCGATGTTGCGCAAGGCCGAGACACAGGGCTTGCTCGGCGACGTGGAGCAGACCATCGCCCGGACTCCAGTGCGCCGGATGGGCAAGCCGGAAGATATCGCCGCCGCGTGCGCCTTTCTGGTGT